CGCCGCGGCGCCCACGCCGTCGCAGCGCACGCACCGCGTGGCCACCATCGCGCGCCACATCGAGTCGCTCCTGCATCGTGACCGCATCTTCGCGCGCTCGCCGCAGCAGCGTGCGCTGTACGAGCTGCTGGAGGCCAACGGCGGCCGCGCGGCGGTGCACCAGCTGCTGGAGCAGCTGAAGTTCTCGCCGTCGGTGCTGAAGGGGCTCGTGGCGCGCGGGCTGGCCGTCGTCGACGACGAGGTGGTCGCGCGCGATCCGTTCGCGACGCGCGCGGTCGCGGCGCATCCATCGCACGTGCCGAGCGCCGCGCAGCGTGGCGCGGTGGACGCGATGGCGGCCGGCGGGGCGGGGGAGACGTTCCTCCTGCACGGCGTCACCGGCAGCGGCAAGACGCTCGTCTACATCGAGCTGCTGCGCCGCGTCGTGGAGCAGCGCGGGCGCAGCGCGATCGTGCTCGTGCCCGAGATCGCGCTCACGCCGCAGACGGTCGATCGCTTCCGCGCCGCGTTCGGCGACCAGATCGCGGTGCTGCACTCGGCCCTCTCGGACGGCGAGCGCTACGACGCGTGGCTCGCGCTGCGGCGCGGCGAGAAGCGCATCGCGGTCGGCGCGCGCTCGGCCGTCTTCGCGCCGCTCGAGGACCTCGGCGCGATCATCGTCGACGAGGAGCACGAGTCGAGCTACAAGCAGGGCGAGTCGCCCCGCTACCACGCGCGCGAGGTGGCGATCGTGCGCGCGCGCGCGGCCGGCGCGGTCGTGGTGCTCGGCAGCGCGACGCCGAGCCTGGAGAGCTGGGCGAACGCCCAGGCGGGGAAGTTCCGGCTGCTCACGCTGCCCGCGCGCGTGGGCGGCGCGCAGCTGCCGTCAGTGGAGGTGGTGGACCTGCGCGTGGGGCGCGCCGCCGCGTGGAAGGCGTCGCAGGAGGGCCCGAAGTCGCCCGTCGATCAGGTGCTCAGCGCGCCGCTGCAGCGCGCGCTCGAGGAGACGCTGGCGAAGGGGGAGCAGAGCATCCTGCTGCTCAACCGGCGCGGGTACTCCGCGTTCATCCAGTGCGGCGACTGCGGCGACGTCTCCGTCTGCCCGAACTGCTCGATCTCGCTGACGTACCACCGCGCGCCCGAGCGGCTGGTGTGCCACTACTGCCAGCACCAGGAGTCGCCGCGGGACCGGTGCGCACGCTGCAGCGGCGAGACGCTGAAGCAGCGCGGGCTCGGCACGCAGCAGGTGGAGCGCATCCTCGCGGAGCGCTATCCGTTGGCGCGCATCGCGCGCATGGACGTCGACACGACGGGCGCCAAGTGGGCGCACGCCGAGATCCTCGACCGCGTGGGCAACGGCGAGGTGGACGTGCTGCTCGGCACGCAGATGATCGCGAAGGGGCTCGACTTCCCGAACGTCACGCTGGTGGGCGTGATCGACGCGGACACGGGGATCAACCTCCCCGACTTCCGCGCGTCGGAGCGCTGCTTCCAGCTCCTCAGCCAGGTGGCCGGGCGCGCCGGGCGCGGGCCGAAGGGTGGGCGCGTGCTGATCCAGACGCGCGTGCCCACGCACCACGCGGTGCGCTGCGCGCTGTCGCACGACTACCACGGCTTCGTGCGCGAGGAGGTCGAGGGGCGCGAGTCGCCGCCGTATCCGCCGATGGTGCGGCTGGCGAACGTGATCGTCAGCGGCACGCGCGAGGACACCACGGCCGCGGTGGCGCAGCACGCGGCCGCGTGGGTGCGCGCGCTCATGACGCGCCGCGGCACGGCCGGCGTGACGCTCATCGGGCCGGCACCGTGCCCGGTGGAGCGCGTGAAGCAGCGCTGGCGCTGGCACTTCCTGCTGAAGGCCGAGCAGCCGGGCGAGCTGACGCGCGTGGCGCGCTACTTCGTGGAGCGGTTCGAGGTGCCGAAGCGCGACGGGCTGCGGGTGGCGGTCGACCGCGACCCGGTGGCGCTGCTCTGATCTCCGCTGGTCCCGTCTTCGGCGTCTGTTCAGGCGTGAGAGACGCCCGGGGCTCCGAGTCCGGCCGCCGCGCCTGTACGCGGCCCCGCGCTCCGGCGAGATTCGTCGCGTGCACACCTTCCACCACCCGGACTTCACCGCGGCGCGCTTCGCCGACGTGCCCGACGCGCGCTTCGTGCCCGCGCCGGCCGACGGCGTCCTGCCCGACGGCTTCTTCACGACCACCAACCTGCCGACCTACGTCCGCGTCGCCGGCCAGTGGCGCCTGCCGGCCGAGCCGCGGATGGACGCGGCGCTGGTGCTCGACCCCGCGGGCGACCTGTGGGCCCGCGAGGGGCGGCGCGTCCGCGCCGGCGATCGGGTGGCCGTGGGGCGGGCCGAGGACGGGTCGGAGGGGATCTTCGTGCACGCGGCCGTGTTCGCGGGCGACGTGGACGGCGACGACGAGTTCCAGTTCATGACCAGCGAGGTCTCGCGCGAGAAGCCGATCGACTACGGCCAGATGGCGCGGCTGCTGGTGGACGAGCGCGAGCGCGGCGGCTACGTCGTGTGGGTCGCCGGGCCGGCGATGGTGCACTCGCGCGCGCGCGCCGACATGACCTGGTTCGTGCGCCACGGCTTCGTGAGCGCGTTCCTCGCGGGGAACGCGGTCGCGGTCCACGACATCGAGGCGTCGATCTACGGCACCACGCTCGGCATGACGGAGCGCGGGCAGGCGAGCGCCGGCGGGCACGGGCTGCACATGCGCGCGATCAACAGGGTGCGCGCGGCGGGCTCGATCGCCGCGGCGGTGCGCGAGGGCACGGTGACCGACGGCATCATGCACGCGATCGTGGAGCAGGGCGTGCCGTTCGTGCTGTGCGGCTCGATCCGCGACGACGGGCCGCTGCCCGAGGTGCTGACCGACGCCGTCGCGGCGCAGGACGCGATGCGCGCGCACACCACGCGGGCGACGATGGCGGTGCTGGTGGCCACCGCGCTGCACGCGATCGCGACCGGCAACATGCTGCCGGCGTTCGTCATGGAGGACCGCGCGACGGGGCGTCCCACGTCGCGGCCCCGCGGCACGTCGCCGGCCGACTGGCCGGCGCTGCACGAGCTGCCCACCATCTGCGTCGATTCGTCGGAGTTCGTCGTGAGCAAGCTGAAGGACCGAGGCACGCACCAGGCGTTCGGCGTGGTGACCAACGCGCAGGACTTCCTGCACATCCTGCGGCTGTACGTCGAGCGCGAGCTGGACGCGCGCGTCGCGACGACGGCCACGCGCACCGCGGCGGAGGCCGCGCGCGCATGAGCGCCGCCACCGGAGGGAGCGGCGGCGATCAGCGCCCGACGTTCGGCGTCGCGCGACTGGCCGAGGAGACGCGCGAGCGCTTCGTGCGCGAGGTGACGGCGCGCGTGCCGCTGTCGCGGCTGGTGGAGCTGCACCTGTTCGCGCCGATGCGGCAGGGCGGGATGGAGAGCGGCGTGGCGGTGCTGGCGGCGACGCCGGACCTGCCGCCGGAGGCCGCGGTCGAGTCACCGATCGAAGCGCCTGCGGACACGCCCGTCGAGGCGCCGGTCGAGACGCAGGAACCGATCGTCGAGGAGACGGAGGCGCCGGTCGGCGATCCGGTGCCCGATGGCGACCCGACGGAGGAAGCCGCGGGTCCGCCGCCGGAGGCGGTCGTCGATGCGGAGGCCGAGTCGGAAGCCGGCGAGTCCGAGGCGGTCGAGCCGGTGGCCGAGCCCGCGTCGGTGGAGGAGATCCTCGAGGCCGTGCCCGAGCAGGCCACGCCGCCCGTCGCGTCGCCCGCCACGCGGCGGCGGCACACGGTGTTCACGGCGCGCTACCGACTGGTGCTCAAGGGCCCCGACCGCGGCAAGTGGGACGTCGAGGTGCGCGAGGAGGCCGACGCGCCGCTCATCACGGTGGAGGCGGTCGTGCGCGGCGTGCAGCAGCGCTCGGGCGACGCGTCCGATCCCGAGCGCCTCGACGCCGCGGGCGTCGCGCGCATGCTCGGCGTCCCGCTGCCCGTCCCGGGCGAGGCGGCGAACGAGCGGTGATCGACGCCTTCCGCCGCTACCTGCGCGAGCACGGCCTGCCCGTGACCGCGCCGCGCCTGGCGGTGGCGGACGTGGTGCTGGGGTCGGACCGGCACCTGTCGGTGGACGAGATCGAGCGCGCCCTGGCGGCGCGCGGCGCCGCGCCGGGCACCGCGACCGTGTACCGCACGCTCGACCTGCTGGTACGGAGTGGGCTGGCGGTGGAGCGCGACTTCGGCGAGGGCTTCCGGCGCTACGAGCCCGCGCGCGGCGAGCCGCAGCACGAGCACCTGCTGTGCACGACCTGCGGCACCGTGATCGAGTTCCGCGACGAGCGGCTGGAGCGCATGACGACGCTCATCGCCGAGGACCACCGCTTCGCGCGACAGCGGCACCGGCTGGTGATCTACGGCGTGTGCGAGCGGTGCCAGCGAGGAGAGCGCAACTGACTCCCACTGCGTGCTGCGTGCTGCGTGCACGACTTCGGCACGCGTCGTCGCGCCGCGGAGGCGGTGCCTGTGGGGGAGGATGCGGATGCTGCGGATCGGAACGGATCATTCGGATCGCTCCGTGAAGCGCGTGGGACGTCGCCGCCACGCGGAGAGATCCGGAGCATCCGAGTCATCCGGAGCATCCGCATCCTCACCAACCGGCAAAAGGGCCGGCGCGCCGACGCCTGCCGAGGCCGTTCACGCAGCACGCAGCTACGGCGTTGCGGTCTCCCGCTCCCGCACGAACACTCGCTTCCCATCGTCGCCGGCGATCAGCGCGCCGCGCATCTGCACCACCAGCGTGTCGCCGCGCACGTCGCCCTCGATGAGGCGGTTCGCGACGCGCGCGTCGCCCGCCTCCACCGCACGCAGCCGCAGGCGTGTGCCGTCGAGCGTCCCGAGCACGCCGTACTGCTCGTCCGTCGGCAGGCGATAGGCGCCCGTGACCTCGGCCAGCGTGCCGCTGCGCGTGTCGATCCAGAGGCGCAGCTGCTCGCGGCCCTGCGGGCCCGCCGCGAAGTAGCGTCCGTCGAACGGATCGCGCGGGTTCGCGCGCACCGTCACCGCGACCGACAGCGTCGGCACGTACGCGCCGAACACGCCGATGCCGCCGCTCAATCGATTGATCAACCCCGAGCCGGTGAACGGGCTGTTCCCGGACCGGTAGTAGTCGAAGAAGTTCGTGTCGACGGCGGCGATCGTCACCCACTGGGTGAAGCCCGCCTGGAAGACGCGCGGCAGCCGGTCGGCGAACAGGTTGCGCAGGTCGCCGGTGAGCTGCACGGCGGCCGAATCCGAGAAGAGGAAGAACGCGCCGTACGGCGTCTCCGCGCGCACCAGGTACGCGCGTGCACCCGGCACCTCGTCCCAGCGCAGCCGCAGCGTGTCCACGTCGCGCAGCATCGTCACCGCCTGTGCGCGCGGCTCGACGACGGTCGTCGCGACGCCGGGCACGCGCGTCTGGCCCGTGATCACGGCGCCCTCCGGCGTCTCGACGCGCAGCGCGACGCGCGCGCCCGGCACGATGCGCAGCCCGCGCCGCGGCTGCCCGAACACGCTCCCCGGCAGCGCGAGGTTGTCGAAGCGGTACACACCCGTGCCGCGCGCGGTGCTCGCGCCGCGCGGCACGACCTGCGTCTCGGTCGCGATCGCGGACGCGCCCTGCTCGTCGGTCACCACCACGCGCGCGCCGTTCACGGGCACGCCCCCGCCGGTGGCGATCGGGTCGTTCGCGTTCCCCAGCGAGTCGTCGCTCACCGACACGCGCCCCGAGAGCGTGCGCTCCACCAGCACGAGCTGCTCGGGCGACCCGGGGTTCAGCACCGCGTGCACGACGGTGCGCTCCGTGCCCGGCGCGATGGCCTGCTCGCCGAAGGTGCACGCCTGCAGCGACGACAGCAGCAACGCGCACGCCGCGAGCAACCGCGCGATGGCCCTGGGTCGCACGCTCAGAACTCCACCGCCAGCCCCACGCTGGGCAGCAGCGGGAACTGCGAGACGGCCTGGCGGGTGGGCGGCTGCGCCGTGTAGTCGAACGTGTACACGAAGGTGTTGCGGCGGTTGTAGGCGTTCACCAGCGACAGCGACGGCGTCCACGTCGTCGCGCCGCGCTGGAAGCTGCGCGACAGGCCGAGGTCGAGGCGGTGGAACACCGGGTAGCGGACGCCGTTCCGCAGGCCGCCGATCGCCTCGGGCTCGCGTGTGCGCGTGCCGGTGTCCCACGAGTTGCGCATCCCGTCGTAGACGCGCCGCACGAGCTGCCCCTCGATGTCGGTGAAGGGCGTGCCGGAGCCGAAGCCGAAGCGCGCGCTCGTCACCCACGCGCGTCCCGCGCGCCACGTGCCGACCACGTTCAGCGTGTGCCGGCGGTCCTGCGCGGGCCAGAACGATCCGCCGCGCAGGAACGAGACGCCCGTCGCGCCCGGCGACGCGCCCGACGGCTCGCGCGTGCTCACCGCGTAGCCGTACGCGACCCAGCCCGCGACGCGCGTGCCCTCCAGCCGGCGGAGCAGCACGTCCACGCCGTACGCGCGGCCGCGCAGGCGATTGAACTCGTCGCCGCGCACCGCGGGGTCGTCGCCGTCGTTCGGCTCGGGCACGTCGGTGAAGCCCTTGCCCCACGCCTCCACCCGCGCGAACGCGAGCGCCCCCATCCACCGCTCGGCGCCGAGGACGAGATGCGTGGCGCGGCTCGGACGCACGTAGCGGTCGCTGCCGACCCAGAAGTCGAAGATGCGCACCGGCGCGTCCTCGTTGCGCACCGCGTGCATCGCCTGCGTGTACTGGCCGCCGGCGAGCGTGAGCGCGAGGTCCGGCGTCGCGAACCAGCGCACCGACGCGCGCGGCGACAGCGCGCCCCAGCGCGCGCCGCCCACGCCCTCCAGCCGCGCGCCGACGCGCGCCAGCAGCCGCGGATGCACGCGCCACGTGTCGTCCACGTAGGCCGCGAGCACGGTCGGCTGCTGGCGCAGCGTGAACAGGTCGGACGGCGACGCGTTGCTCCCCGCATCGTACGCCACCGACACGCGCGCCGCCTCGTAGCCCACGCGCGGCGTGTGGCGGCCGCCCCACGCGCCGGTGGCCGAGAGCTGGCCCGCGACGCGTGCCTCGGTCACGTCGTTCACGAAGCGGACCGTCCCGTCGCCCAGGTCGAGCGTCGTCGAGAAGCGCGTCACCGACGCACGCTGCACGAGCTGCGCGCTGTCCGCGCCGCCCACCGTTCGCGCGAGCCGGGCCAGCGGCTGCCGCCACGCGAGCCCCGCCAGCGCGTTGCCCCACGTGAACGCGAAGTCGCCGCCGCCCGCGCGCGCCGAGTCGCCGAACTGCGCGAAGCTGCCATCGAGGACGTCGGCGCCCGCGTACGCGGTGAGCGCCAGCGTCCCGCTGCCGACGCGCTGCGCCACGTGCAGCTGCGCGTCCTGGAAGTGGTAGGGCAGGGTGCGCTCCGACAGCGCGCCCACCAGTGCGTCGAGGTAGGTGCGGCGCGCGGCGACGTTCCACGAGGTGCGCGCGTCGCCGTCCGGCGTGCGGCCGAACGCGCCGCCCACCGCGCCGCTGGTGGAGACGAGCGAGACCTGCGCGGCGCCGTGCACGCCGCGGCGCTCCTCGGCCTTCGGCCGCACGTCGAGGACGCTGGAGAGCCGCCCGCCGTGCTCCGCCGGGAAGCCACCGACCGACAGGTCGACGCTCGCCACCGCCTGGTCGACGAAGGTGCCGAACAGGCCGCCCAGGTGGAACGGGTTGTACACGGGGATCCCGTCGAGGAGCACGAGGTTCTGGTCGCTCTCGCCGCCGCGGACGTTGTAGCCCGCGCTGAAGTCGTTCCGCGCGACGACGCCCGCCATCAGCTGCGCGGTGCGCAGCACGTCCGGCTCGCCGATGCTCGGCAACGCGCGCAGCGCGCGCCCGGTGATGGTGACCTGGCCGACCTCCGGCACCTGCTCGAAGCGCGCGCGCTCGCCCACGCGCTCGCGGGCCTGCACCGCGGCCAGCTCCTGCACGGCCGGCTCGAGCGTCAGGCGCACCGTGACGGTGTCGCCCGCGCGCACGGTCACCACGCGCGAGACGGGGCGGTGCCCCAGCGCGCGCGCGCGGACGACCACCGGACCCTCGGGGATCGCGTCGGCGAGGAAGGCGCCCGCGTCGTCGGTCGCCGCGCGCCGCAGCTCACGGCCTCCGGGATCGCCCGCCCGCTCGACGGTCACGGCGGCGCGTGGGAGCGGCTCGCCGGCGCGGGCGGACACCACGACGCCGCGGACGGCGCCCGTGGCGGCGGGCGGGACTACGGCGGGCGCGCCCGGACGCGCGTCGCGCGGCGGCTGCGCGCCGGCGCCGCCGGCGCCGACGAGGGCCAGCAGCGCCGAGAGGGGTCGAACGACCGATGAAGGGAACCGCACGGGGGAAACATACTACCCGGTGTGGCGGCACACCCGACGGTGACGGCCGGGGCGCCCGGTCATACTTTCAGGGTCTCCCACCGTCTCCATGGAAACCTCCGTCGGCTTCATCGTCGCGTTCACCGCGGGGCTGCTCAGCTTCCTGTCGCCCTGCGTGCTGCCGCTCATCCCCAGCTACGTCACGTTCATCACGGGGCTGAGCCTCGACGACGCGACGCGCGCGCGGCGCGCGGCGCTCGTGCACTCGCTGCTGTTCGTGCTGGGCTTCTCGCTGATCTTCATCGCCCTCGGCGCCGGCGCGACCGCGCTGGGCCGGCTGCTGATCGCGTATCGTGGCGCGATCACGAAGATCGGCGGGGTGCTGATCGTCGTCTTCGGCCTCTACCTGCTGGGCGTGTTCAACGTCGCGCTGTTCGCGCGCGAGCGCCGCGTGCACCTCGCCGACAAGCCGGCCGGCTACCTCGGCACGGTGCTGGTGGGGATCGCCTTCGGGGCGGGGTGGACGCCGTGCATCGGGCCGATCCTGGGCGCGATCTTCACGTACAACATGAGCAACCCGGACCTGGTGCGCGGCACCGGCCTGCTCGCGTCGTACTCGCTCGGCCTCGCGGTGCCGTTCGTCGCGTCGGCGCTGGCGCTGCAGCACTTCCTCGACTTCTTCGCGCGCATCCGCAGCAAGCTGCTGGTGCTGTCGCGCGTGTCGGGCGCGCTGCTGATCGTGGTCGGCGTGCTGATGGTCACCAACCAGTTCACGCGCCTCGCGACGCGGCTGCAGGCGCTGACGCCGGACGCCATCTACAATCGCATCTGAGCGGCGGCTGCGGACTGCGGGCCGCGGATCTGAACGACGAACCGCAAGACAGGATGACGGGATGACCAGGAGGCTCCATGCCGGCGCACGGAACCACGCGCCACACGGAGCCTCCTGGTCATCCCGTCATCCTGTCCAATCCCGTTCAGGGTCCCACGCACCCGAGCCCTTCGGCTTTTGGGAGGGATGCGGATGCTTCCGATCAAGACGGATGCTGCGGATCGCTCCTCGTGACGCATGGAGCCTCGCACCGGTGAGGAGCGATCCGGAGCATCCGCCGCATCCGGCGCATCCGTATCCTCCCCAATAGGCAAGGGGTTCCGGCGCGAACGGGAAGGCCGCGCGGCGCGCGGCACGCGTGCACGCAGCCGCCTCACTTTCCGATCGCGTGGACGGCGCGAGCGCCGCCGCTATTCCTCCGGCCTCGCTCGCTACGCGCTACGCCGACGCGTCCGGGGCGTCGGGCGCGGTCCACTCGCGCAGCCCGCGCAGCAGCGTCATCGCCGGCACCGGCTTGCCGAGCACCGCCCGGCAGCCCGCCTCCAGGCAGCGCGCGGTCGTCAGCGCGTCGTCGTGGCCGGTGAGCGCGACCGTCGCGCGAGGCGCGATGCCTTCCGCGGCCAGCGTGCGCAGCACCTGCAGCCCGTCCCCGTCGGGCAGCGTGAGGTCCAGCAGGATCACGTCCGGACGCTCCGCGCGCGCGGTCTCCACCGCCTCGCGCACGCTGCCCGCCGTCGCCACGCGGTGCCCCGTCTCGACGAGCAGGATGCCGAGCGCCTCGGTGACGAGCGGGCTGTCGTCCACCAGCAGCACGAGCGGCGCGGTCATCGCGACGTCGGCAGCGCGGGCCGGTCACGCATCCGCGTCGGGCGCGCGCGTCTCGAGCGGGATCGTGAAGTAGAAGCGGCTGCCCTGCGAGAGCGCGCTCTCGACCCAGATCCGGCCGCCGTGCAGCTCCACGAGCTTGCGCGCGATCGCGAGGCCGAGGCCCGTGCCGTGGTGCTGCCGCGACGTGGACGCGTCGACCTGCGCGAACTCGC
This region of Roseisolibacter agri genomic DNA includes:
- a CDS encoding TonB-dependent receptor, yielding MRFPSSVVRPLSALLALVGAGGAGAQPPRDARPGAPAVVPPAATGAVRGVVVSARAGEPLPRAAVTVERAGDPGGRELRRAATDDAGAFLADAIPEGPVVVRARALGHRPVSRVVTVRAGDTVTVRLTLEPAVQELAAVQARERVGERARFEQVPEVGQVTITGRALRALPSIGEPDVLRTAQLMAGVVARNDFSAGYNVRGGESDQNLVLLDGIPVYNPFHLGGLFGTFVDQAVASVDLSVGGFPAEHGGRLSSVLDVRPKAEERRGVHGAAQVSLVSTSGAVGGAFGRTPDGDARTSWNVAARRTYLDALVGALSERTLPYHFQDAQLHVAQRVGSGTLALTAYAGADVLDGSFAQFGDSARAGGGDFAFTWGNALAGLAWRQPLARLARTVGGADSAQLVQRASVTRFSTTLDLGDGTVRFVNDVTEARVAGQLSATGAWGGRHTPRVGYEAARVSVAYDAGSNASPSDLFTLRQQPTVLAAYVDDTWRVHPRLLARVGARLEGVGGARWGALSPRASVRWFATPDLALTLAGGQYTQAMHAVRNEDAPVRIFDFWVGSDRYVRPSRATHLVLGAERWMGALAFARVEAWGKGFTDVPEPNDGDDPAVRGDEFNRLRGRAYGVDVLLRRLEGTRVAGWVAYGYAVSTREPSGASPGATGVSFLRGGSFWPAQDRRHTLNVVGTWRAGRAWVTSARFGFGSGTPFTDIEGQLVRRVYDGMRNSWDTGTRTREPEAIGGLRNGVRYPVFHRLDLGLSRSFQRGATTWTPSLSLVNAYNRRNTFVYTFDYTAQPPTRQAVSQFPLLPSVGLAVEF
- a CDS encoding Fur family transcriptional regulator, translating into MIDAFRRYLREHGLPVTAPRLAVADVVLGSDRHLSVDEIERALAARGAAPGTATVYRTLDLLVRSGLAVERDFGEGFRRYEPARGEPQHEHLLCTTCGTVIEFRDERLERMTTLIAEDHRFARQRHRLVIYGVCERCQRGERN
- a CDS encoding DUF4249 family protein; this encodes MRPRAIARLLAACALLLSSLQACTFGEQAIAPGTERTVVHAVLNPGSPEQLVLVERTLSGRVSVSDDSLGNANDPIATGGGVPVNGARVVVTDEQGASAIATETQVVPRGASTARGTGVYRFDNLALPGSVFGQPRRGLRIVPGARVALRVETPEGAVITGQTRVPGVATTVVEPRAQAVTMLRDVDTLRLRWDEVPGARAYLVRAETPYGAFFLFSDSAAVQLTGDLRNLFADRLPRVFQAGFTQWVTIAAVDTNFFDYYRSGNSPFTGSGLINRLSGGIGVFGAYVPTLSVAVTVRANPRDPFDGRYFAAGPQGREQLRLWIDTRSGTLAEVTGAYRLPTDEQYGVLGTLDGTRLRLRAVEAGDARVANRLIEGDVRGDTLVVQMRGALIAGDDGKRVFVRERETATP
- a CDS encoding cytochrome c biogenesis CcdA family protein; the encoded protein is METSVGFIVAFTAGLLSFLSPCVLPLIPSYVTFITGLSLDDATRARRAALVHSLLFVLGFSLIFIALGAGATALGRLLIAYRGAITKIGGVLIVVFGLYLLGVFNVALFARERRVHLADKPAGYLGTVLVGIAFGAGWTPCIGPILGAIFTYNMSNPDLVRGTGLLASYSLGLAVPFVASALALQHFLDFFARIRSKLLVLSRVSGALLIVVGVLMVTNQFTRLATRLQALTPDAIYNRI
- the priA gene encoding replication restart helicase PriA, with the translated sequence MSAPPLLDDALAEVALALPLFRTFTYAAPESSRHALVPGARVVVPFRGTTEIGVYLGPGDPATLRGKNGKAVTPKAILDVPDAEPALGPSLLTLCRWIADYYVVPMGVALRCALPALLTGAAAPTPSQRTHRVATIARHIESLLHRDRIFARSPQQRALYELLEANGGRAAVHQLLEQLKFSPSVLKGLVARGLAVVDDEVVARDPFATRAVAAHPSHVPSAAQRGAVDAMAAGGAGETFLLHGVTGSGKTLVYIELLRRVVEQRGRSAIVLVPEIALTPQTVDRFRAAFGDQIAVLHSALSDGERYDAWLALRRGEKRIAVGARSAVFAPLEDLGAIIVDEEHESSYKQGESPRYHAREVAIVRARAAGAVVVLGSATPSLESWANAQAGKFRLLTLPARVGGAQLPSVEVVDLRVGRAAAWKASQEGPKSPVDQVLSAPLQRALEETLAKGEQSILLLNRRGYSAFIQCGDCGDVSVCPNCSISLTYHRAPERLVCHYCQHQESPRDRCARCSGETLKQRGLGTQQVERILAERYPLARIARMDVDTTGAKWAHAEILDRVGNGEVDVLLGTQMIAKGLDFPNVTLVGVIDADTGINLPDFRASERCFQLLSQVAGRAGRGPKGGRVLIQTRVPTHHAVRCALSHDYHGFVREEVEGRESPPYPPMVRLANVIVSGTREDTTAAVAQHAAAWVRALMTRRGTAGVTLIGPAPCPVERVKQRWRWHFLLKAEQPGELTRVARYFVERFEVPKRDGLRVAVDRDPVALL
- a CDS encoding response regulator, whose amino-acid sequence is MTAPLVLLVDDSPLVTEALGILLVETGHRVATAGSVREAVETARAERPDVILLDLTLPDGDGLQVLRTLAAEGIAPRATVALTGHDDALTTARCLEAGCRAVLGKPVPAMTLLRGLREWTAPDAPDASA